A stretch of the Cheilinus undulatus linkage group 11, ASM1832078v1, whole genome shotgun sequence genome encodes the following:
- the mbd4 gene encoding methyl-CpG-binding domain protein 4 encodes MAADVGVKSQLLDNELKTVSLRNDTFASASETPSTSLKDNNTPIQKHPSSCDIQLETDGDINNHSCKDMDDSCHNFTMPPGWVREVRQRKTGKTAGKLDVYIISPQGLKFRSKASLQAFLLKTGECNLDINLFEFTATKGDDVNTGSQVKPRRRKKKPTDEQQKDTEDATEMPGQPLNKPKRAIPKRNKKEVNNQINPDIEISPYIYKTEDMKCSISSVNFECKLQRSPQKAGLLREKLLRLAPSTNKSNTFILHNDGQTDSQLPVPVLNFEAATESENKVDDERGEEGIQIHSKGDKKPNPELKGDADSLGDVQEEVLLPDIAAESFTPVRDSQNKSKCVEGKRKTSPYFSQKNPLRDLSPPRRKAFKKWTPPRSPYNLVQETLFHDPWKLLVATIFLNKTSGKMAIPVLWQFFERYPSAEVTREADWKPMSELMKPLGLYELRAKTLIRFSDEFLNTQWRYPIQLHGIGKYGNDSYRIFCVEEWRQVTPEDHKLNKYHAWLWENHEALSI; translated from the exons ATGGCTGCTGATGTAGGAGTGAAAAGTCAGCTGCTGGATAATGAGCTGAAGACAGTTAGCCTCCGAAATGACACCTTCGCTTCAGCGTCTGAAACTCCCTCAACCAGCCTCAAAGACAACAACACACCTATTCAAAAGCACCCCTCTAGCTGTGACATCCAGCTGGAGACAGATGGAGACATAAATAACCACAGTTGCAAGGACATGGATGATTCATGCCACAATTTCACAATGCCCCCTGGCTGGGTCAGAGAAGTGAGGCAGAGGAAAACGGGCAAGACAGCAGGCAAACTGGACGTCTACATTATAAG TCCCCAAGGTTTGAAGTTCCGGTCAAAAGCATCCCTTCAAGCTTTCCTGCTTAAAACTGGAGAGTGTAACTTGGACATAAACCTTTTTGAATTCACTGCAACAAAAGGTGATGATGTAAACACTGGCTCCCAGGTGAAAccaaggagaagaaagaaaaaacctACAGATGAACAGCAGAAGGATACAGAAGATGCAACGGAGATGCCAGGTCAACCTCTAAATAAACCCAAAAGAGCCATCCccaaaaggaacaaaaaagaaGTAAACAATCAGATTAACCCTGAtattgagatctctccatataTTTACAAAACTGAGGACATGAAGTGCTCCATATCCTCTGTAAACTTTGAATGTAAACTACAGAGAAGCCCTCAGAAGGCAGGTTTGCTGAGGGAGAAGCTGCTAAGATTGGCTCCTTCTACTAACAAAAGCAACACTTTTATTCTTCAcaatgatggacagacagattCTCAGCTTCCAGTCCCAGTCCTAAATTTTGAGGCTGCCACTGAGAGCGAGAACAAGGTTGATGATGAACGAGGAGAAGAAGGGATACAGATTCACAGTAAAGGTGACAAAAAGCCTAATCCTGAACTGAAAGGTGATGCTGACAGTCTCGGGGATGTGCAAGAGGAGGTGTTGTTACCTGACATCGCTGCTGAGAGCTTCACACCAGTGAGAGATTCCCAGAATA AGTCCAAGTGTGTGGAAGGCAAACGGAAAACCAGCCCTTATTTCAGCCAAAAGAATCCCCTCAGAG ACCTCAGCCCACCCAGAAGGAAGGCCTTTAAAAAATGGACCCCCCCTCGCTCCCCCTATAACCTTGTACAGGAAACTCTTTTCCATGACCCCTGGAAGCTCCTGGTGGCCACTATTTTTCTGAACAAGACCAGTG GAAAAATGGCTATCCCAGTGCTGTGGCAGTTCTTTGAGCGTTACCCCTCGGCAGAAGTGACCCGGGAAGCTGACTGGAAGCCAATGTCTGAGCTCATGAAACCTCTAGGCTTGTATGAACTGAGAGCCAAAACCCTCATCCGCTTCTCAG ATGAATTTTTAAATACACAGTGGCGTTACCCCATCCAGCTGCACGGTATTGGGAAGTACGGCAATGACTCCTACAGGATCTTCTGTGTGGAAGAATGGAGACAG gtGACACCTGAAGACCACAAGTTAAACAAATACCATGCCTGGCTGTGGGAGAACCATGAAGCACTCTCTATATAA
- the LOC121516947 gene encoding uncharacterized protein LOC121516947, translating to MKLPAIPLGPTQVYVPLNTPPVQQSHCLVVPPRTFPIISDSARLWMSTQAIPRLNPLHPPMVLKRTVSLETPAVHHHNQQRTLILQRREHYRYHQVWRKPFYGSSTEREEYRKELREHLKKQIEEKYASLKLQLSGKVKEAEYVREVDRLALSSEREQKMEHRIAMTAYRDENKRLMEQRWRDRALTRSQEAMRERELLCLNPINWSGTLK from the exons ATGAAGCTAC CAGCCATCCCCCTAGGTCCCACACAAGTGTATGTTCCTCTCAACACGCCTCCAGTTCAGCAGAGTCACTGCCTGGTGGTGCCTCCCAGGACATTCCCCATCATCTCTGACTCTGCTCGGCTATGGATGAGCACTCAG GCTATTCCAAGACTGAACCCTTTACATCCCCCTATGGTCCTTAAGCGCACTGTGAGTCTGGAGACACCAGCTGTTCATCACCACAACCAGCAGAGGACACTTATCCTGCAGAGAAGAGAGCATTACAG GTATCATCAAGTGTGGAGAAAACCTTTTTATGGAAGCAGCACTGAGAGAGAAGAGTACAG GAAGGAGCTGCGTGAGCACTTAAAGAAGCAGATAGAGGAAAAATATGCATCACTGAAGCTGCAGCTGAGCGGAAAAGTGAAGGAAGCAGAGTATGTTCGTGAGGTGGACCGCCTCGCCCTGTCCAGTGAAAGAGAGCAAAAGATGGAGCACAGAATAGCCATGACTGCATACAGAGATGAGAACAAGAGG CTAATGGAGCAGAGATGGAGGGACAGAGCACTCACACGCTCCCAGGAGGCCATGAGGGAGCGAGAGCTTCTGTGTCTTAACCCCATTAACTGGAGTGGAACCCTGAAATAG
- the LOC121517614 gene encoding protein disulfide isomerase Creld1 → MWWAWPFLPALVLLSEFSVVKVQTAPCQTCRKLTESFIKGLEKTANKNFGGGNTAWEEEKLAKYARSETRLLEIVEAACEKTDFECNRLLEQIEDQVETWWFHRQQEAPDLFEWLCIEELRLCCLPGRFGPDCKECPSGPGGVCGGLGRCEGEGTRLGDGECVCDPGYSGSLCQSCADGYFREKSSNESAGACAACYHSCKKCSGPQDYKCLDCKPGWILHDHKCVDIDECGTELARCASNTYCHNTDGSYECRGCDPACVGCMGSGPARCRKCARGYRLKGAKCLDIDECNEHAIACPGLNEACINEEGSFHCDCADGFIRRDSICVENKPPAGPEKGLFDDMTDDEVLVLQQMFFGVVICALATLAAKGDMVFTAIFIGGVAAMAGYWLTEKGDYMLDGFLKGR, encoded by the exons ATGTGGTGGGCCTGGCCTTTCCTACCTGCCCTGGTGCTTCTTTCAGAGTTTTCTGTGGTGAAAGTCCAGACTGCACCTTGCCAGACCTGCCGAAAGCTGACTGAGAGTTTCATCAAG gGCTTGGAGAAAACAGCTAACAAGAACTTTGGGGGAGGTAACACTGCCTGGGAAGAAGAAAAGCTGGCAAAGTATGCACGCAG TGAGACTCGACTCCTTGAGATTGTTGAAGCTGCTTGtgagaaaacagattttgaatgtaACCGGCTGCTGGAGCAGATCGAGGACCAAGTGGAGACATGGTGGTTCCACAG GCAGCAAGAGGCTCCGGACTTGTTTGAGTGGCTTTGCATAGAAGAGCTGAGACTCTGCTGTCTGCCCGGGCGATTTGGACCTGACTGTAAAG AGTGTCCATCTGGCCCTGGTGGCGTTTGCGGAGGTCTTGGCCGCTGTGAGGGAGAGGGGACTCGCCTTGGAGATGGAGAGTGCGTCTGTGATCCCGGGTACTCAGGAAGTCTCTGCCAGAGCTGTGCTGATGGTTACTTCAGAGAGAAGAGCTCCAATGAGAGCGCGGGAGCCTGTGCAG CTTGCTACCACTCATGTAAGAAATGCTCAGGGCCGCAGGACTACAAATGCCTTGACTGCAAACCTGGCTGGATCCTCCATGACCACAAGTGTGTGG ACATTGACGAGTGTGGCACTGAGCTGGCTCGATGTGCTTCTAACACCTACTGTCACAACACTGATGGATCATATGAATGCAGAG GCTGTGATCCGGCATGTGTTGGCTGTATGGGCAGTGGTCCTGCTCGCTGTAGGAAATGTGCACGTGGCTACAGACTGAAAGGAGCAAAGTGTCTTG ATATTGATGAATGTAATGAACATGCAATAGCATGCCCGGGACTCAATGAGGCCTGTATCAATGAGGAGGGCTCCTTCCACTGTGACTGTGCCGATGGATTCATCAGAAGAGACAGCATTTGTGTTGAAAATAAGCCTCCTG CTGGTCCAGAAAAAGGTCTGTTTGATGACATGACGGACGATGAAGTCCTTGTGCTGCAACAGATGTTCTTTGGCGTCGTAATCTGTGCCCTTGCTACACTGGCTGCTAAAGGTGACATGGTTTTCACTGCCATTTTTATCGGAGGTGTGGCTGCTATGGCTGGATACTGGCTGACAGAAAAGGGCGACTACATGCTGGATGGATTTTTAAAAGGACGTTAG